One Acropora palmata chromosome 2, jaAcrPala1.3, whole genome shotgun sequence genomic window carries:
- the LOC141874640 gene encoding putative cytochrome P450 120: MTSLPGRIGWSVTGDRTLDFARDPMDFTQRHIKAFKSRMFQGRSMNRPHAFVASNQGLKEVLEEKADMFSMGYRDFGYMYSLFGDLVIFSSDDEALRLRGILHKIFKPEEVTRYMSQVEIVSTRLLNTINDRDIVIPYKMFKLLTTQICLSLFLGLEMESAKEEAKAIIELTITHWHGLISVPVNFNVYGYKSKYTKAMIAKERLLNIVSKRLAEEKSGFLSVVREAEFQSKAEMANHVLLFVSALIPKALAALMTSFCLELAKPQNAEKRRKAAQDDRYLENVLLEVKRLWPPFLGGRRLAKQDVVIDGYKIPAGHYIALLTRAANCDPKIFPEAETFLPERWDTCNQLDRERVWTFGGGPRMCIGDKFIGKIIKLIAKHLLQSYEWELVPNQDLTYKWLPVARPKHDVEVAFTKIGL, encoded by the exons ATGACATCCTTACCTGGACGTATTGGCTGGTCAGTTACTGGCGATAGAACTCTTGACTTTGCAAGAGATCCAATGGATTTCACTCAGAGACACATCAAGGCATTCAAATCCAGGATGTTTCAAGGACGGTCCATGAATCGTCCACATGCTTTTGTTGCTTCCAATCAAGGCTTGAAGGAAGTCTTGGAAG AAAAAGCTGATATGTTTAGCATGGGATACAGGGACTTTGGCTACATGTACAGTTTGTTTGGTGATTTAGTGATATTTAGCAGTGATGACGAAGCCTTGAGACTGAGAGGTATTCTTCACAAGATTTTCAAACCTGAAGAAGTCACAAGATATATGAGCCAAGTGGAGATTGTTTCAACTCGATTATTGAACACCATAAATGACCGAGACATTGTTATTCCTTACAAAATGTTTAAGCTGCTTACAACACAGATATGTTTGAGCTTGTTTTTGGGATTGGAGATGGAGAGTGCAAAGGAAGAAGCGAAAGCCATCATTGAGTTAACGATTACCCACTGGCATG GGCTCATATCTGTTCCAGTGAATTTCAATGTCTATGGTTATAAATCTAAATACACCAAGGCCATGATTGCCAAG GAACGACTTCTCAACATTGTTAGTAAACGTCTTGCAGAAGAGAAAAGTGG gttTCTCAGTGTTGTGAGAGAAGCCGAGTTTCAATCGAAGGCCGAAATGGCCAATCATGTGTTGCTGTTTGTCTCTGCTTTGATTCCAAAAGCCTTGGCTGctttgatgacgtcattcTGTCTTGAGCTTGCCAAACCTCAAAAT GCTGAGAAGAGGCGCAAGGCAGCCCAAGATGACAGGTACCTGGAAAACGTGCTTTTAGAAGTCAAGCGACTTTGGCCTCCGTTTTTAGGGGGAAGAAGGCTTGCAAAGCAG GATGTGGTAATCGACGGTTATAAAATTCCAGCTGGTCATTATATAGCGTTACTAACAAGAGCCGCCAACTGTGATCCTAAAATATTCCCCGAGGCTGAAACGTTTTTGCCTGAACGATGGGACACATG TAACCAATTAGACCGAGAGCGAGTGTGGACATTCGGTGGAGGTCCTCGTATGTGCATAGGAGACAAATTCATTGGCAAAATCATTAAg CTTATTGCAAAGCATCTTCTTCAATCATACGAGTGGGAGCTGGTGCCAAACCAAGATCTGACGTATAAGTGGTTGCCTGTGGCTCGTCCGAAGCATGACGTTGAGGTGGCCTTCACAAAGATTGGATTATGA
- the LOC141874639 gene encoding insulin-degrading enzyme-like, translating into MEGVKKIFTEIPKSPRDDRQYRGLQLKNEMKVLVISDPSTDKSAAAMDVHIGNLSDPDDFPGLAHFCEHMLFLGTEKYPSENSFTQFLSENGGSSNAFTGGEHTNFFFDIKHECLNEALDRFAQFFLCPLFNSDATDREVNAVESEHLKNILNDSWRLNQLDKSTVDPSHPFSRFGTGNKLTLDTRPKEKGLSIRDELLKFHSSFYSANIMALVVLGRESLDDLTNLTIKLFSDAEDKCIAIPEFPVHPYGDKQLQVEFKVVPVKDIKHLNISFPIPDVSQHYESKPCHYISHLLGHEGKGSLLSELKTRGWVNELMAGGLGGGKGFMFFICNMELTTEGQEHIYDVVTCVFQYLEMLRSEKPQEWVFKECQALSEVKYRFKDKENPRSYVCSTARCLHDFGIEDVIQGQFLIRHFKPDLIKMILSHLVPSKVRITVISKAFEGKTDLQEEWYGTEYSVSKISPKFIEEWNNVSLNPSLQLPVENEFIPTDFTIRGRPEDSSPIPSLIKDGPLLKAWFKQDDTFNLPKACMLFEITSPLAYVDPGHCNMARLFVELLKDSLNEYAYNAEIAGVDYKIENTMYGICLSIKGYNHKQSVLLKKIFDRMTSFQIDPKRFPVVKERCEISLKNFAAEQPHQHALYYTSFLLEELAWHKDELLEALEEVTLEKLAAFIPNLLARLHVECLLHGNMTKEEALDTVHLVEENLKENSKTKPLVPVQLIRHREIQLPSGCSYLYEVQNEVHNNSSLEIYYQCDLQATKSNVLLELFCQIINEPCFNTLRTKEQLGYIVFSGTRRCNGAQGLHFLIQSEKEPTLLDSRVENFILEVEDYIQSMSEQEFRNHVEALAVRRLDKPKKLSSECTKHWKEILSRQYNFDRDNVEVAFLMTVKKEDILTFYKDLIAFKAPRRHKLAVYILSKSMSKTVLEKGINHAVENAEEDDTNSQSAPTIIDDVAAFKSSLPLFPVVPAYHSKPTKSKL; encoded by the exons ATGGAGGGagtaaagaaaattttcaCCGAAATTCCCAAATCGCCCCGCGATGACAGGCAGTATCGGGgtttacaactgaaaaatgaaatgaaagttttgGTTATTAGTGACCCCAGCACAGACAAATCAGCAGCCGCGATGGATGTACACATCG GTAATTTGAGTGACCCAGATGATTTCCCAGGTCTTGCGCATTTTTGTGAACACATGTTATTTCTTGGAACTGAAAAG tatcCATCAGAGAATTCGTTCACTCAG TTTTTAAGTGAAAATGGTGGATCATCTAATGCATTCACAGGGGGTGAACACACcaactttttctttgataTCAAACATGAATGTTTGAATGAAGCTTTAGATAG ATTTGCACAGTTCTTCCTTTGTCCGTTATTCAATTCAGATGCAACAGATAGGGAAGTCAATGCGGTTGAATCAg aACATCTGAAGAATATCTTAAATGATTCTTGGAGGTTAAATCAACTTGATAAGTCTACGGTGGATCCATCGCACCCATTCAGTAGATTTGGAACAG GTAACAAACTGACGCTTGACACGCGACCAAAGGAAAAAGGGCTCAGTATACGAGATGAGCTTCTTAAATTTCACAGCTCCTTCTACTCGGCCAATATCATGGCACTTGTGGTTCTTGGCAGAG AATCCCTTGATGATCTGACAAATCTCACCATAAAGCTCTTCTCAGATGCTGAAGATAAATGCATTGCAATTCCTGAGTTCCCTGTGCATCCATATGGCGATAAACAGTTACAG GTAGAATTCAAAGTGGTGCCCGTGAAAGACATAAAACACCTGAACATTTCATTTCCAATACCAGATGTTTCACAACATTATGAAAGCAAG CCCTGTCATTACATATCCCACCTTCTTGGTCATGAGGGGAAAGGGAGCCTTCTGTCAGAACTAAAAACAAGAG GATGGGTGAATGAACTCATGGCTGGTGGTTTAGGTGGAGGCAAGGGCtttatgtttttcatttgcaacATGGAACTCACCACTGAAGGCCAAG AGCACATTTATGATGTAGTGACATGTGTGTTTCAATATCTGGAAATGCTAAGAAGTGAAAAACCTCAAGAGTGGGTGTTTAAAGAATGTCAG GCTCTTAGTGAGGTCAAGTACAGGtttaaagacaaagaaaacccAAGATCCTATGTCTGTTCCACAGCTCGCTGTTTGCAT GATTTTGGAATAGAGGATGTCATCCAGGGTCAATTTTTGATCAGACATTTTAAGCCCGACTTGATTAAGATGATTCTTTCTCATCTCGTGCCATCGAAAGTAAG GATAACGGTGATTAGCAAGGCTTTTGAAGGCAAAACGGACCTTCAGGAAGAGTGGTATGGGACGGAATACTCGGTCAGCAAAATATCTCCAAAATTTATAGAG GAATGGAATAACGTGTCGCTGAACCCATCGCTGCAACTTCCAGTAGAGAACGAATTTATTCCCACAGACTTCACAATACGAGGCAGGCCAGAGGAC tccTCGCCGATTCCCAGTCTGATTAAG gaTGGGCCATTATTGAAGGCTTGGTTCAAGCAAGATGATACATTTAATCTCCCTAAAGCGTGTATGCTCTTTGAAATTACCAG TCCTCTAGCTTATGTTGACCCAGGGCACTGTAATATGGCGCGCTTGTTTGTGGAACTGCTGAAGGATTCATTGAATGAATATGCATATAACGCAGAGATAGCAGGAGTTGactacaaaatagaaaacacaATGTATGGAATTTGT CTTTCTATCAAAGGATACAATCACAAACAATCAGTGCTATTGAAGAAGATTTTCGACAGAATGACGTCCTTTCAAATCGATCCTAAGCGATTTCCAGTCGTCAAAGAAAGG TGCGAGATATCTCTGAAGAACTTTGCTGCTGAACAGCCTCATCAACACGCCTTGTACTACACGTCCTTTCTTTTAGAAGAACTTGCTTGGCATAAAGACGAGCTTTTGGAAGCTCTGGAAG AAGTAACCCTGGAGAAGTTAGCTGCCTTTATTCCTAATTTGTTAGCAAGACTTCATGTCGAGTGTTTGTTGCATGGGAACATGACAAAAGAG GAAGCTTTGGATACAGTGCATCTCGTGGAGGAGAATCTAAAGGAAAACAGTAAGACTAAACCGCTAGTTCCTGTGCAGTTAATACGACACAGAGAAATTCAGCTACCAAGTG GTTGTTCTTATTTGTATGAAGTGCAGAATGAAGTTCATAATAATTCTAGTTTGGAAATTTATTATCAG TGTGATCTCCAAGCCACCAAAAGTAATGTGCTTCTGGAACTGTTTTGTCAGATTATCAACGAACCGTGCTTTAATACTCTTAGGACCAAAGAACAGCTAG gatACATCGTTTTCAGTGGAACTAGAAGATGCAATGGTGCTCAG GGTCTTCATTTTCTAATACAGTCAGAGAAAGAACCTACTTTGTTGGATTCACGTGTGGAGAATTTCATTCTGGAAGTTGAG GATTACATTCAGTCGATGTCAGAACAAGAATTTAGAAATCATGTAGAGGCATTAGCTGTGAGAAGACTAGACAAACCGAAGAAACTCTCCTCAGAATGCACAAAGCACTGGAAAGAGATTTTGTCGCGACAATACAATTTTGACAGAG atAACGTTGAGGTTGCATTTTTAATGACAGTGAAAAAGGAAGACATACTCACATTTTATAAG GATCTTATCGCTTTCAAAGCACCAAGACGTCACAAGTTGGCTGTTTATATCCTTTCTAAGAGCA TGTCGAAGACTGTGTTAGAGAAAGGCATCAACCATGCCGTAGAAAATGCTGAAGAAGACGATACGAATTCTCAGTCTGCG cCAACAATTATTGACGACGTTGCAGCGTTCAAGAGCAGTTTGCCTCTGTTTCCCGTCGTGCCTGCGTACCACAGTAAACCCACCAAATCCAAGCTGTGA